A window of Zalophus californianus isolate mZalCal1 chromosome 17, mZalCal1.pri.v2, whole genome shotgun sequence genomic DNA:
ttctctgtaaagggGTCTCATAATAGTTCCTGCCTAGGGATTGCACTTAGTGTCAAGCGTGTGGTAAGTGTTCAGTCTACATGAGCTATCATGCCGAGGATACATGCTCCTAGAGCAGTATTTTCTGTCTAGGTTGGGCTCTATCAGGGGTGCAATAATAAAGCCAAGAGAAGCATTTGTCTTaagaaaaatgggagagagagtATTTTTTGGGAAGTGAGGAACATTCCTACAGCTTCCCCCATTTATGGCAGGGGCCCGTGATCCCCTAAGGCCCATCTTGTCTGAACATTCCATCCCATGCTGACCTCAGCTCCTCCTACAAAGTCCCCCATTTTACAGCCAAGAAGAGGGGCTCAGCCAGGCTTCCCCCAAGCCCAGAGGTCCCTAGTCCCCTTCGCTGGGCTCTGTGGTCCCTGCAGGGGCCTTGTCCACAGTGGCCAGGAAGGGCAGGCCCTGGAGGGAAGGCGGCCCTGGGGAGAGCTTGTGACCAGGGTGGGCACTGACCTCCGTCATCAAAGAGCCAGTAGATGTCAATGCTCTTCTTGCCCTGCTCAGACTGGAAGATGGTGCTGGCCTGCTCCTCCCGCACTAGGGCCTCAGGGTCCACTGCGGGAGCAGAGGGGCTGGTTACCTCGGAGCAGCACATCTTCAAATGCCTGACTCTGTCTGAAAACGGAGCCAGCTGCCCCGTGAGGTGGGCTCGCTGTCACCTGCGCTACGCCCACGGCAGCAGGAAGCCCCGCACTGAGGGCGTGCATGGTGGGGACTGGCCCAGAGCTCCACCACTGGCTCTTCGGACAGTGAGACCCTGAAACCCGATTCTCGGCCAGGAGACCAGGAGCCAGGGTCCCGGACGTGCAGTTCCCTTATTCCCCTGCATCCCAGGGCAGCAGTGGGACGGGactctcctccctgcctgtcACCCCTGAGCCTGGCCAGGGGGCCCTGGGAGGGGTCTCACACATGGGCCCCGGAGCCAGCTGGGCGGGTTCCCACAATGCCAGGTGGGTTCCCGAGGAGGGCTGCACTGTTGAATGCTGCCCATGCCCATCTGCCCTGGTCCCCCGTTACCCAAACCCAAGGGTCTTGGGCACCTCCTGCCCATGACCAGTTTCGCTCATGGCCCACCACTCGCTGCCCCACAACGTGAGAGCATCCTGAGCCTCTGAGTGGGGTGCGGACTGACGTGTGCCTGAGACAGACGGCCTGGCCCCGCTGGTGCTGGCTTCTTTGCCATCCTCCGCCGGGTCAAACACCGGGTCAAACACCGGGTTAACTGCAAGAGAGGGGGCAGCTTTGTTCCCGGGCTCTCCTCAACATGGGGCACTtctggcttcctcctctcccaggcTACCCCTTACAACTAGGAAGAAAGTCCTGACTCCTCACCTTCCCCTcctctggcccctgcctccccctggcCCCGGCCCTTGGCgctccagcccccccccccccgcccactgccctcctcctgcccctgcatCAGGCCTCATCCAGGTGtcccctgagccaggagccctcaCAGCAACCCCCCTTCTCAGCAAAAGTCCCCATCATCGGAGGGGCCTTTCTGACCACGTGCCCTGTGTCCTTGTCACTGTCTGCCATGATTTATGGGTCCCCCGCCTTTCCTGTGGGAACCCAGCTTCCCCGGGCTGACTCGGTTTCGTTCCCTGCTGTACCCCCAGCCCCGAGCACGGTGTCCGCCAGGAGCACAGTTGCTGGTCTGTGAATACTGGTTTTTCATCAGTATTCCCGCAACAGCTGCTGTGCGTCAGGCCGCTGTCTGCCCAGGGTGATGCGGATCAGCACCGCCAGCCACAGCTGTGGCCTCACACCTCTCAGTCCCCGCCCCCCGGTACCACCCCCTTTTGTTTTCTATACTGTGATTTCGTTCAGTCCTCCACATGTGACTAATGCAGAGTCTGCACATCGCTGTGTGATAAAAGTAAAACACAGCCCTCCTCGGTGCCCCACACAGGGTCTTGGGGACCAAAACGTCCAGGTTCTGTGgtctttctctgtatttccatGTTCTGGTGTCTTTATGTgggctttctcctttctcccctcttttccttctccctccctatTAAATCGTCTTTATCCCATCTGCTTACAAAAACCCTGATAGTGGTTCGGGAGCTCTGAGGTCCAGTCTTGGTTCTGCCCCTAGCTGGGAGCGTTACCTTGAACTGGGCCAGTGTCTTCATTTGGAAACCCGAGGAGCTCTAAGAGGCCATcaaaagctaatttttaaagcttttattccTTACTAATgtccccctctcttccctccaccacTTAAAAAAATCGGGTTCTAGAACTTTCTGGGATCCTGTTCTGGTTTTTGACAGGGGCTCCGAGCAGGTGGGGCGTGTACTCACTGTGTGCCTGCATCACCTCTGAGACGTTGAGCCCCTCACGCATCCTCATGACACACACACCATAGTTGAAATCAAAAGCATCACTggaaagaggagaggtggggTCAGGCTCCTCTCGGTCctagcccccagcccccagcccccagcccccagcccccaggagacCAGATGTCTACAGtgggccctgcctccccaccGTACCCTTCTTTCTCTcggggcctcagtctccccacctgTGTAACGTGCAGGTGGGGAGACTCTAGCTCTACAGTCCGTGGCACTAAGGATGCTGCAGACCCTGTACTCAGGGGGAAACCAAGTCAGGCCCATCTTCAAGACAGGCCCTGTCCTCCTAAAACATTTGGATAATCTGCACAAGCCTGCCAACAGAGGTGGGCATGGGAATTCTTAACCCTATTTTACAGAGGCAAAACTTGAGTTTCAGGGAGTAACTTGCCCATGATCCATGCTAAGGAAATGGCCAGCTGGCTTTAGAATCGAAGAGCTGAGACAGAACCCTGAGGGTTGGCACACACCGGAATGGCCTTGCCCAAGAGGGCAGCAACAGCTTGTCTGAGGGAACGTCGAGAAGACTCCCAGCCCAGAAGTATATTCTCTGCCCAGTTGACAGAGGGTCCCAGAGACCACCAGTAGGGCTTGATCTGATGGGCTCAGCATTGCCCCGTAGGCTCCTTTAGTTGTACATCTCTGGGAGAGGCACTTCACAGGCCCCAGCATTTTGAGGTCTTGGAACACTGGAGCTGGGGGGATGCTGGAGAACAGGTATTCCACTGCCTGTTGTCATTGTCAGAGGCAGCTGAGATGCCTGGCTCAGAGTCAGGTGGCTGGGTCACAGCAGACCAGGAAGCAGGTCCCAGGTCCCCAGcactcagcttccttccttccttccttccctccctccctccttccttccttccttcctttttcttttcttccttccttccttccttccttctatttattaatttttaaaatgtacttctatttttacttatttatttagattgagagagagagcatgcacaggcagggtaggaggagcagagggagagagagaatcccaggcagactccgcactgagcatggagccggatgtggggctcgattccacaaccctgagatcacaagctgagccgaaatcaagagtcggttgctcaactgacagagcccccccgcccccccgccccgtgccccAGCCTTTGTTCGGCCTGAAGCCCCCAGGCAGTTTATCTTCACGGTCCCATTCCCCACACTGCTGCCTCCTGGGAGGCCTGGTTTCGCTTCCTGCTCCGTGGCACCACCTCACAGCTCCAGAGCCGGCTCTCTGCGGATCTGCTAGAGTCCACAGGCGGGCACAAGGTTTTCACCTAAAAACCCACCTGTTCGGCTTCTCTGAGAAACCAGAAGCTCTGGCAACACTGGGTCCACATTTCTAGCTGGGCACAACTGCTCACGGCAGCTTGCCACAGTCCCCTCTGCTCCCTATGGTCTCCTCCTCTGAGTTCCCTGCATGTTCCCTGCCCATCTTGGCGCCCATGGCCCAGAGGTCAGAGCGGCGAGCCCTCAGTGGGTCTGTTTCTTCCTCAGCTTTGAACCAGCGTCTTACAATATCCACTGCGTCCCCCCTGCTTCCCAAGGCCCAGCAAACTCCAAAGGCCCAAATCAACagaccccaggccctgcctccctcATGCCCTCACTCACTGCAGGATGCCAACGTAGCCTTCCACTGTGGCTGGGGGAGCAGACTGCCAGTTCTTCTTGAACCCAACTACCAGAATGTTGGGCTTCATTCTCCCGAGACCTGTGGCCTGCAAAGGGCGTGGGGCTGAGGTGAGGGGCCGGGCCTCGTGCCCCACAGGGGCTCAGTTCTGTGACTGGGGTGGGACTCGCTCAGCCCCAGCTACCCTCTCCGCCACGTGGCGAGGGCTCAGGAATCACATCCCGCCAGTCAGGGTCCTGCCCGCCTACACACACCCGGGAGAGAGGGAAGCTACAGCCAGAAGCTACCAGGGCCAGACTGTCCCATTAGCTCTGCATTATCCCACTTCCTGCTTCTCTAGCAAATTATTTCTCATCCCAAGGGACTTGAATGTGGATGCCAAGCTGAGAGTATCCCCAGGCCATCTTACCCTGACatcttttatacttctttttttagtgtttaaaaatgttaaaaatttttttgaagtgaaattcccatacacaaaattaaccatttttaaagcatataattcATTAGAATTTAGTATAGTCACAATGTTATGTAACCATCACTTCtatctactttcaaaatattttcatatcccCCCCGAAGAAGATgctgtatgttctttttttttaaatgagaagtaTTTAGAATTATTAGGAAGGACTCTGATATGCTGGCTCAGGATTAACAACTGTTACTGTATCTATGCATCCCATTTCACAAGCTGAGAAAACCGAGCAGGAAAATGAATTGCCCAGTGGAATGTTCTAGAACTTGATCTGAGTGGTGGCTTCACACCCCTGGGTGTAGCtgcatatgtaaatatgtatcaGACTCTACacttaatatttttcactttgctgtctgtaattatattaaaaaaaaaaaagaaaacagaaaaacaagaattggctcaagatcacacagtccccatgggctcccagctcagtttCCCATAGGCCCTTGGACACCGTGAGAAAGTGCCCTGAGTCAGCATATCTGGAGAGACAAGAGAGGCAGGCACTCCTGTTGCAGCAAAAGGAGCTTCAACTAGCCCCTCGGGACATCCTGCCTTCCAGGTTGTCACACAAGCATTAAGTCCTATGGGGAAGCCCGGAACCGGGGGCACCTGCATGAGAATCTGAACACCACTGCGGAGGTCCTCGGCAATGACGTCCGAGTAGAAGGCCTTGATCTTCCTCTTGTTCAGCCACTTGGTGTGCCCACTGGCGCTGAGCCGGAGCTCAGGCATCCTCTGTTTGCGGGGTCCCtgtgggtggtgggggcaggtgaCATCAGGAGCTGCCTTCGCCCTCTGGCCCTAATGAGAttcagcccctctcctccctggagtCTGCCCCAGGGGCTCAGCCACACCATTTTTCCCCTTTGGAgttgagggagggaaagaggaggaggggaagatggaGGGAGCAGGCAAGAGgctgggcagtggggagaagccagcgatggggacaggggaggggagagaaccAGGCCCACAGCAGGGTCTGGTGGACTCTGCTTGCTCCATAGGCCCTccgccccccactcctccccacacTCTCTGGCTGCCGTGCAAGGGTGGACTTCATGCCCAAGGGCTCCTCCAAGGGCATGGCCCCACCCCACCTATGGGGGCCACTCACAATGAGCACGTGGCCACAGACCATCAGGCTGAGGTTCCGGGTGAAGGTGCCCACAAAGTCAACCAGGGCTGGGCGGAAGTTGGGGGGACCCGTAAGCACTAGGCATTGGGGgctgaggaggggaagggaaaagagcatGAGCCATCTGGACAGAGCCCACGGGGATCTGGGTGCAAAACACAGGTGCCGGGGAGAAtaaaggctgggggtggggaggcacatCACTTACAAGATCCTTGTGccatgtgggtgggtgggtgggggactCAGCCTCCTGATGAAGAGGCAGCCGAGGGCCGTGGTCAGGGGCCACTGCCAGACTCAGCTGGAGCCAGACAAAATTGgtcactcaccagctgtgtgacctcgggccagttacttaatgtctctggGCGTCCATGTTCTCATCAGCGACTGGGGTTAGTAATTTCATATGCCCCAGAGGGCTGTGGTAAGGTGGAGTAAGGCACTTTTGAGCAGCAATGCAACGCGAATACATACGGCTGACGTTAGCGTCACCATCTGGTGGGATGGAGTCCCTGACACACGACTCTCCTCGCTTAGGAGAGGTTCGTCACGGTCAGCCTCATGGATGACTGTGACGGGGACTACAACACCAGATTGTCCTTGGATAGCCCTTTGCGTCTCGAAGAACATATTCTGCTGTAAAAACTCAGGTACAGAGAGGTCACTAGACTGGCTTGGTCCCCACTGAGCCACGTCATCCCAGGCCCCTCACCGCGGAGCGGAGCGCCTccacctctcttccctctctgagcctgggcgGTGCCCACCCCCCAGGGATGCTGGGGCAGGTGACAGGTGGTTTGGAGCCTCCCAGAGCAGGGACACGGCTGCGCTCACCGGTAGTTCTTGATGTGGTCCTCTACCTCGTTGAGGCCCACTGAGTAGCTCAGGGCCAGGTTGTAGGAGCCGGCCTGTACCGAGGAGCCCCAGTTCACCTCTGAGGGTGGGGGGTGAGCACAAGATTAGAAACCCCTGGGAGAAACCAGTTGTGCCAAGGGAGGGAATGTTGACCTTCTTTAGGAATCAGGCACTGTGGGAGCTGGGCTGCCTGGTGGGTGGACAGCCTGCAGATTTCTTCCTAATGTTTGCACACATCATACAGCTACATGTTTAAAACTTACCCTCCAAAGCATTAAactctagggacacctgggtggctcaggtggttaagcgtctgccgtcgttcaggtcatgatcccagggtcctgggattgagacccacattgggctccttgctcagcggggagcctgcttctccctccccctctgcctggcgctccccctgcttgtgctctctctctctctctgacaaataaataaaatcttaaaaaaaacaaaacaaaacaaaacaccaaagtATTAAACTCTACAAAATATTCACCTCCCTCGACCAACAGACAACGACCTGGAAGACCAGGTTCAAATTTAGAATTCTAGGCTTTCCTGGAGTTCTGCATCTTGTCCTGAGATCGCTGTCACCCCAGGATCCTTGCTTGCATGCTGTGTCCACCTGCCTTTCGGCcagccagcccctggccacccctCAGGCCCAGGTGTGCACCCCAGCAGCCCGGCCACTTCAAGAGGATGGCCCTGGGCAGgcaattccagggtcctgggaaccagGGGTGGGGGACCCAGAAGTAGAGGTGTGGGCTCTGAGTGGGCACGCCCCCACAGACTCCTTGCCCCACGGGGAGGGACGGGGCTGGAGGGTCAGAGCAGGGCCCTtgagagcacagagcctgacgcaggccCTCTGGGTGAGCTGAAGGGCACGATGGCTGGCTTGGTGCcctcggggggtgggggaaggggagcctGAGCCCCTGGGCAACCTGAGCCCGCACACCTGGCTTTTTGTAGATCACATAGAGCAGGAGGAAGACGACGACGCCGATGGCGATGAGGGCTGCCCACCAGGTGAGGAGGAACATGATGACCACAGAGATGACCGCCCCAAACAGCGCCGCCCACTTGCTGTAGTATTGGAACGAGGGTCTCCACCCTGGGCGGAGGACACAGGTCGGTGGGCACACTCTGGAGCTTCCTCCTGGACCAGTGCTGCTGGGCGGGGCCGGGGTGCCAATGCCAGCCGTGCCCAGAGCCAGGGTCCCAGCCTGTGCCCACCTGCGCCCCACCCCGCACCCCAGCTCTCCTGGGGCTggtctggaggctctggggaggacCACACACCCGCCTTGGCTGGCATTAGGCCATATTGACAGGCTACACCAAGGACGAGGCATCCAAATATGGCCATATGTCAGCAACAGCACCAGCTCCCGTGTCTCTCGCGGAGCCAAGGGGCTGGCAGGCCAGGGGAGGCTGTGATTCTGCCTGGCTCCACACCCCTGGGCCATTGCAGGGCCACCAGGGACAGCTGCCCCATGGCACAACTGTGGGGCGCCACGGTCCCCGGGCTAAGGAAAAGGTGGCCTGGCGACCAGGCCATTGGCGATTTGGGGATAATCAGAAAAAGGCTTTCTCGGGATACTTCACTGCCATCTGCCAGAAATTTTTTAGAATAAACATACAAATGGATGACGTATGCGAGCTGCACCTCAGGAGTTGTGCAAAGTGCAACTTGCAACAACCTGGGACTTTGggcaattttcttccttttctggggAGTCAGATTCCTGACTCCTGTAAATTTGATGGAGGAAGGCACTAGAGAAATCTCTGCACCCTGCAAACAGTGTATGAATCCGTGTTCAGTGTAGAGTGTAAGTGCTTGAGAAATGagagctgctattattattatgacaCGAATGGTCCCTTGAATTGGTTTCGGTTTGAGAGGTGACCCTGGTGTGCCCACCTACATCCGAGCCTTCCCcgaccccaccccagcccccccgCTCCACATGCCTCCTCCCACAGAGGGGTGAGGGGGCTGCTTACCAGGCGAGTTGGTGATGGAGGCGTGGAAACAGCTGAAGTTGATGAGGGCGTAGGAGCACAGGAAGAAATTGGAGATGATGGGGGCAATGGTGTTGAGCTCAGCTTCGGGGccccgagggagagagagaacagtctGTTGGGCAACCCGCCAGGGAGCCACCTGGCACCCTCCCTCGCAGTTGGGGGATTCCAGACAGGCCCCAGAGGCTCAGTGCGTCTCAaccttctcatctgtgaaatgggtccaTCATTTTGTGAAACAAAGGGCCGATGTTTTGTTTACTGTAAAAGGCGGCTCTTAAGAGGGTGCAGAGAAGTGGGAGATCTTATGGGGGAGAACCAAGGACAGTGGCTGTCATACTTTTTTTGTAGCCACAAATTAccgtaagaaatatattttacaatgtGATCCAAGGCCCATGTCATCTTTTATCTGAAACTCTGGGACCATAGGACACACACAGTTCCACCCACAGTGGAAACCCACTCAAGAACTGGgtcctcccttccctgtctcactcgGCTGCCACTGCCCCTGGCACCCCCAGACAAACTTTTGCATGGGTATCCTTGTTTCAGGGGCCTGCTTCGAGGGGAACGCCAAAACAAGACAAGCACCTCTTAATGTGTCGGGACTTCTGAGCATGATTCCCTTGAATCGCCGCAAGAACCCTGCCCCAGAGCATCTGAGATTACGGTTCTCAGTCTGAACTGCGGTCAGATCCACTCAGATCAAAGGACACAAAATCTGAGTTGGGGGTAGACTGCAGGACGAGCAGGAAGCAGGGATGTGTCTGGGGAACACCAGGCCTGACTAGAGGTTTCCATCCCCTGGGGGTGGCCCTGCTGCTTCTTCATCTGGTTCAGGATCCAGGAGTACCCAGTGTCTGGCAAGGCTTCCTTGATGGAAGAGAGTAGACTGGTAGGGTGAGTCTCATGATTGCCGATGCCGGCATGAACAGCAGGGATTCAGCTATGGCAGGACCACGGGATGACCAGcagccagcccctgccctgctcctgcaTAGGCAGCCATAGCATGGCCACTGTCCTTGCTTGGTGTGGCCACCTTTCTCCTAGTAAGTTCTGCCTTGTTGGCTCAGTAAATCAGGAAGTACTGGGGAGTGTGTGCATGAAATGcgatgcatgtgcatgtgtgtgtgtgtatgtacacacaagTCTCTGCCTGCCCACCTGTGTCGCCCCTGCTATGCGCTGTTGCTCCCATTCTGcagacgaagaaactgaggctcaggaaggtaAAATGATTTGTCCAAGGTAGCACAGCTGGAATATGGCAAAGCCAGGGTAGAAAGCCAATCTAACTAACTGGTTAACTGGGGTCTTTCTCCTGGGGCATCCTCTACCACGAAGTCTGAGGGGTCTGGCAGCTCAAGGTCTGAGAAACGAGGTTGTATAGTTTATACATCTACAGAGATATTGATCCAGCTCTTTGTGTCAGCTCCCAAGAGCTGTCCTGGGCTCCAGAGTTGTCCTGGGGACTAATTCAGAcctgggggctggtggggagggtggggggggggccacTTGCCAGGACACAGGAATGCAGAATCAGCAAGAGCAGGTAGGGTCCCTCTAACAAAATAGAATGGTCCACCTGGTGTGGTGTGGCAGCCACCTGTCTGGAGAGCGGAGAGGGGCGCAGACCACATGACCAGCCTCACCCACTCAAGGGCTAATCACTGAGTGCCCACTCCCTGCCAGGCCTGGCTGGGCACTGGGCGCCAAGGTGAGCAGCACCGAGAAGAGCCCTCCCAGGCCCCTGCACCCTGGCAGCCTCTCACCGATGATGATGAAGGCCACGGCGATGGCGTAGGCCAGCAGGTAGCCACGCACCGGCTCCTCGTTCTTGCCGTAACCCTTCCCGAAGAAGCCGATCAGCGGGTACAGCTGGTCCTCACACAGGCACTGTGGGCACAGGAAGATGTGCTCACCCCAGGCTgggcccccgcccccctcccctgccctacagctccctgccccgccccaggCCCTGCTTACTCCCTCCACCTCAGCAGGGTGCTTCCTCTAATCTACATCCTGGTTTCTGTCTCTTAAATGGGAGTCATCTCCATGCCCACCCACACCTCACCAGGGAGACAGCAAAAGGGCAAGATGAGAGGGGGGCAACTGCGTCAGGGTGAAACGGGGTCGGCGGACTTGCAGATGGGGCGCCAGGCTGCGCAGGGGAGACTCTGGGGTGGGAAGTGCAGTGCACACCATGGGAAGGGGGCTGCTTCCTGCACGAGTTGGTCACTGGCCCCCTTTGGCCTTCAGTCTAGACTGTCCCTGTCCCATGATACCGCCAGACCTTTGTAGCAGTCACCGGGGGACCCTTGCACCTGGGCCTCCCGGACCCTCCCGCCGCCCATTCCGCAGCCTCACCTGGAAGACTTTGGCAGCAGAGACGAGGCAggccagggcagaggagagggtggCCCCAAAAATGCCAGCCGTGATCAGGGGCGCAAAGCCGGACACCATGCTCATGGTCTGCGGGGACACGGGGTCCAGGCCCCTTGTGGTGGAGCCCCTCATGCCTGGAGCCCCCTCCCAGGGCACCCACCTCAGCTAGGTCCCGAGGCCTCTGAGTCCACACCGCTTACCTGGGGATCCCAGGGGCTGCTGAGGCAGGGGCTaggccccagggcccccacctGAGCCTGAACCTCAGCCCCCCAAGCCTGGGGCCCAAGCCCCGTGCGTCCCGGCCTGTTCCAGCCCTAGTCTGGGGCGGCCTTCCCGGCAGGGGCCGCGCGCACCTGGTAGTAGTTGATGAGGCCATAGCGGCAGCTGCGCTGGTGGGCACACTCGGTGAAGTTCCAGCCGTAGCCACAGGCCAGCCCCTCGCAGGTGCCCGAGCCGGGAGTCACTGTGTCATTCAGGGCCCCGGAGGCGTCGCGAACCACGCAGGAGCCTGAAGAGGGAGCAGGGCTTGGggaggcctccctccctcccctcccctccctcctctcctcccacccccagacacGGGTCACTCCTGCAGAGGGGGAGAAGCTGCTGCGGGGCCAGCTCCCTCTTTAGCGTGTAAggataagtaataataataacaatagtaacgGCAACAcaaatgtgccaggcaccacgCTAAGGAAGCAAGCATCACCATTGCCTTTGTTGTTACTGTCATTCTACAGAGGCCCAACAACGTGAAGTGGCTTGTTAaggtccccacccccccaccccccactccccccaaccCCGTCCATGTCCTCCTCAAAGCAGAGGCCAGACTGGCTGCGCCCTGGGCCGTGTTCCTTGGCCCTCTGTGAACAGCCTGCCTCACAAGGTGGTTAATGGGAGCACCTGTGAGGACCTCAGTGCGAGGCAAGTGTCAACAGCCcaggcctgggttcaaagcctggctccaccactcagtggctgcgtgaccttgggcaggtcccttaacctctctgagccctggttttctcctctgtaaaatggtggGAAAGGCAGTGCCCGGATTAAATGTGATGAGGCACGTGAAGGGCTGGGCCTATGGTTGAGACAAGGGCTAGTATCATCTTCAGCCACCACCATCATTgttactgctattattattagtCGTCGGGTCAGGGTATAATTTGTCCTCTAGCACTTTCCCACCCTTGCGTCTGTAACTTCAGGTTTGAAGGGACCAGAAGAGCCTGGTCTGACCACCTCCCATGAAGATGTTCTGGTCACCACCACTGGCCCCCCAAAATAAGGTTTGAGGCTCCACTTCCTGAGGTGGCCATGTGCTCCTGGCCCAGCTCTCCCTGTTGGAGAGCCAAGCACCCTGAGCCCCTTCCAGTGGTCCTGGGCAGCTACTCACCAATGGTGGCCGAGATGGCCAGGTAGGAGACAGTGGTCCAGAAAATGGCCATGAGCGTCCCCTTGGGGATGGCTACAGTGGGGTCCTgagcggagggggagggagggaggtcacCAGGCAGCCTCTGGGCCTCCTTCCAGGCCCTGCCCTTGTCTGAGGCCGGGGGTGGGCCAGCGACCCCCCGACCCGGCCCCCTCTCAGagcccccttccccagggcccagggaggaaGAACCCTTGCGATTGCAACCCACAGAGCAGAATGGGACACAAGCAAGATCATGGGGCTGAGAACACATCCAGGCCCTGGGAGCCTGAGGCACGGAGAGAAGCTCCAACCAGCTCCAGGCCTGGTTCCCGAGGACACTGGCCAACGCAGGCTCTGGGGGCCCTGAAGTGGGGGGCTCTGGAGTCAGCCTGGTTGTGCTCCCTTCCAGGTGACCGGCTGGGTGGTGGGCATGCTCTTTTACGCCTCAGCCCCTCCAGCCTCACAGGGATGCCGGCTAAGTGACTTAATCCACATCAAGCTCCCAGACCAGGGCCCGGCTCACAGGCAGCGCCGGCTGCGAGTTAATCACCATTATGCACCAACTGGTCTGAGGGCTTCCGCAGCAATTAAATATACAGACAAGCCCCAAACTCTCTCCCCTCCGAGGAAAAACTCTCTGCTGGCATTTTCCTAACAGAAATAGCAAATCTTCACACGTGCACATCACGTATTCCACTCTTCCAGACCCTTCCTCGTATATAACTTCCTGTAAAGTGGCCAGAGTGTCCCCACCCAgctggtggggaaactgaggccaggaagcTGCACAGAGGGCCCCGCTGGCTGAGCCAGGGGCGGCTCGTTCCCACCACACGGAGGTCCACAGCCTCAGGCCGCTGGGGGCTGGTCCC
This region includes:
- the SLC12A3 gene encoding solute carrier family 12 member 3 isoform X2; the encoded protein is MAELPASEMPGDPALCSGRFTISTLLGGEEPPPPTAYDSSHLSHGSTFYMRTFGYNTVDVVPAYEHYANSALPGEPRKVRPTLADLHSFLKEGSHLHALAFDSRPSHEMTDGLVEDEPGTNSEKNPGEPVRFGWVKGVMIRCMLNIWGVILYLRLPWITGQAGIVLTWTIILLSVTVTSITGLSISAISTNGKVKSGGTYFLISRSLGPELGGSIGLIFAFANAVGVAMHTVGFAETVRDLLQENGTPIVDPINDIRIIGVVTVTVLLAVSLAGMEWEAKAQVLFFLVIMVSFANYLVGTLIPPSEDKASKGFFSYRADIFVQNLVPDWRGVDGSFFGMFSIFFPSATGILAGANISGDLKDPTVAIPKGTLMAIFWTTVSYLAISATIGSCVVRDASGALNDTVTPGSGTCEGLACGYGWNFTECAHQRSCRYGLINYYQTMSMVSGFAPLITAGIFGATLSSALACLVSAAKVFQCLCEDQLYPLIGFFGKGYGKNEEPVRGYLLAYAIAVAFIIIAELNTIAPIISNFFLCSYALINFSCFHASITNSPGWRPSFQYYSKWAALFGAVISVVIMFLLTWWAALIAIGVVVFLLLYVIYKKPEVNWGSSVQAGSYNLALSYSVGLNEVEDHIKNYRPQCLVLTGPPNFRPALVDFVGTFTRNLSLMVCGHVLIGPRKQRMPELRLSASGHTKWLNKRKIKAFYSDVIAEDLRSGVQILMQATGLGRMKPNILVVGFKKNWQSAPPATVEGYVGILHIPPAPVFQDLKMLGPVKCLSQRCTTKGAYGAMLSPSDQALLVVSGTLCQLGREYTSGLGVFSTFPQTSCCCPLGQGHSGVCQPSGFCLSSSILKPAGHFLSMDHGDAFDFNYGVCVMRMREGLNVSEVMQAHINPVFDPVFDPAEDGKEASTSGARPSVSGTLDPEALVREEQASTIFQSEQGKKSIDIYWLFDDGGLTLLIPYLLGRKKRWSKCRIRVFVGGQINRMDQERKAIISLLSKFRLGFHEVHVLPDINQKPRAEHTKRFEDMIAPFRLNDGFKDETTVTEMRRDCPWKISDEEINKNRVKSLRQVRLNEILQDSSRDAALVVIAHPHFPLNEPVGLLAPSLSPSNAASMMIWIHRL
- the SLC12A3 gene encoding solute carrier family 12 member 3 isoform X1 — translated: MAELPASEMPGDPALCSGRFTISTLLGGEEPPPPTAYDSSHLSHGSTFYMRTFGYNTVDVVPAYEHYANSALPGEPRKVRPTLADLHSFLKEGSHLHALAFDSRPSHEMTDGLVEDEPGTNSEKNPGEPVRFGWVKGVMIRCMLNIWGVILYLRLPWITGQAGIVLTWTIILLSVTVTSITGLSISAISTNGKVKSGGTYFLISRSLGPELGGSIGLIFAFANAVGVAMHTVGFAETVRDLLQENGTPIVDPINDIRIIGVVTVTVLLAVSLAGMEWEAKAQVLFFLVIMVSFANYLVGTLIPPSEDKASKGFFSYRADIFVQNLVPDWRGVDGSFFGMFSIFFPSATGILAGANISGDLKDPTVAIPKGTLMAIFWTTVSYLAISATIGSCVVRDASGALNDTVTPGSGTCEGLACGYGWNFTECAHQRSCRYGLINYYQTMSMVSGFAPLITAGIFGATLSSALACLVSAAKVFQCLCEDQLYPLIGFFGKGYGKNEEPVRGYLLAYAIAVAFIIIAELNTIAPIISNFFLCSYALINFSCFHASITNSPGWRPSFQYYSKWAALFGAVISVVIMFLLTWWAALIAIGVVVFLLLYVIYKKPEVNWGSSVQAGSYNLALSYSVGLNEVEDHIKNYRPQCLVLTGPPNFRPALVDFVGTFTRNLSLMVCGHVLIGPRKQRMPELRLSASGHTKWLNKRKIKAFYSDVIAEDLRSGVQILMQATGLGRMKPNILVVGFKKNWQSAPPATVEGYVGILHIPPAPVFQDLKMLGPVKCLSQRCTTKGAYGAMLSPSDQALLVVSGTLCQLGREYTSGLGVFSTFPQTSCCCPLGQGHSGVCQPSGFCLSSSILKPAGHFLSMDHGDAFDFNYGVCVMRMREGLNVSEVMQAHINPVFDPVFDPAEDGKEASTSGARPSVSGTLDPEALVREEQASTIFQSEQGKKSIDIYWLFDDGGLTLLIPYLLGRKKRWSKCRIRVFVGGQINRMDQERKAIISLLSKFRLGFHEVHVLPDINQKPRAEHTKRFEDMIAPFRLNDGFKDETTVTEMRRDCPWKISDEEINKNRVKSLRQVRLNEILQDSSRDAALVVITLPIGRKGKCPSSLYMAWLETLSQDLRPPVILIRGNQENVLTFYCQ